One stretch of Rosistilla oblonga DNA includes these proteins:
- a CDS encoding PEP-CTERM sorting domain-containing protein gives MNLLLNSSSTRGYIQGNEMRRFVLAIACIAMTVVMAEELHAGVIITYYDNGEDLFFDYAGSLDADTGTIIPGKRSVVSHIGASQTVFFSAVGGFGFVGNDNGASHTPGLFATNIRADYVDEDGFSSGTGFMFGVLHGIDGSTVSMNLWGDWGLPNTAINGRLVLPGQTVLGIGMVDGWSAQTDWGTITFRDAASVSTVPEPTSLAIFGIGALSLVASRRRRKDKVDLV, from the coding sequence TTGAATCTATTACTCAACTCATCCTCAACAAGAGGATACATTCAAGGAAACGAAATGAGACGTTTTGTGTTAGCGATTGCATGCATCGCGATGACCGTTGTTATGGCGGAAGAGTTGCACGCGGGTGTCATTATCACCTACTATGATAACGGAGAGGATTTGTTCTTCGACTATGCTGGCTCTTTAGACGCAGACACTGGCACTATAATACCGGGAAAACGCTCGGTTGTATCGCACATAGGCGCCAGCCAGACCGTATTCTTTAGTGCTGTTGGCGGTTTTGGTTTTGTGGGAAATGACAATGGAGCCTCACATACGCCGGGACTATTCGCAACAAACATCCGTGCCGATTATGTGGATGAAGACGGCTTTAGCTCCGGAACGGGTTTTATGTTCGGTGTGCTCCACGGAATTGACGGTTCCACCGTATCAATGAATCTCTGGGGAGACTGGGGACTTCCCAACACAGCCATTAATGGCCGACTCGTTTTGCCGGGACAGACTGTGCTCGGTATCGGAATGGTTGACGGTTGGAGTGCCCAAACGGACTGGGGGACGATAACTTTCCGGGACGCCGCAAGTGTGAGTACTGTCCCGGAACCCACTTCCCTCGCAATTTTTGGTATCGGTGCCTTGAGCCTAGTCGCAAGTCGCAGACGCCGGAAGGACAAAGTCGATTTGGTTTAA
- a CDS encoding Fur family transcriptional regulator: MSQHDESLDLVKQAIRDAGLRATPARIATLQLLRRSSQPLTHSAVVEGLADVNVDKATVFRSLNDMAEVKLVRRTQVGDHVWRFEAIDPNDEHDTGHPHFLCVDCGTVSCLSDVKLTAGSQRASEAVGEVTQILLQGHCNDCK; this comes from the coding sequence ATGAGCCAACACGATGAATCGCTTGACCTGGTCAAGCAAGCGATTCGCGACGCGGGGCTGCGAGCCACGCCGGCGCGGATTGCCACTTTGCAACTGCTTCGCCGGTCCTCTCAACCGCTGACCCATTCCGCTGTCGTCGAGGGCTTGGCGGACGTGAACGTCGACAAAGCGACAGTCTTTCGCAGCCTGAACGACATGGCTGAGGTGAAGTTGGTGCGTCGTACCCAAGTTGGTGATCACGTGTGGCGATTTGAAGCCATCGATCCCAATGACGAACACGACACCGGGCACCCTCATTTTTTGTGCGTCGACTGCGGCACCGTCTCTTGCCTGTCCGACGTCAAGCTGACCGCCGGGAGCCAGCGTGCCAGCGAGGCAGTTGGGGAAGTCACCCAGATTCTGTTGCAAGGTCACTGCAACGACTGCAAGTAG
- a CDS encoding preprotein translocase subunit SecA translates to MSTSETAPDPLDNSNESAPTPVAQDPQAPESRSDKDVPLKSWLGMGASTRIRRWQAQLQKIAQWEPELIEESNEAIRKRSLALRYRAKSGESLASLMPEAYALVREAGRRTLGMRHYQVQMIGGIALHEGCISEMQTGEGKTLTATLPLYLHSLLGKGSHLATVNDYLAKRDAEWMTPLFRTLGVSVGIVQTESDQGQRREAYGSDITYGTAKEFGFDFLRDRLLLRAQNRLQSDFLGDGESNFNDGGGDKPVMRGVHFCLVDEADSILIDEARTPLIIGSIEDQVREQIVQAYQWAARHAPEFVEDEHYEITPDSKQYELTGRGRQAVRSLPRPDLIRTVGLVDLYEFMERGIKVHQEFFLDRHYVVRDDEIVIVDEFTGRLAEGRKWRDGIHQAIEAKEGMEISVPTGQAARITIQDLFLRYKYLAGMTGTAATSAPELKKIYRTPVVRVPTNRPPQRIPLKDLVFGDMESKFVAIVDEVVEMNRLGRPVLIGTRSIDKSELLSQMLEDKGIKHEVLNANKVAEEAAIVEQAGKRGRVTVATNMAGRGTDIKVPKDVEAEGGIHVICTELHDSARVDRQLIGRCGRQGDQGSYRQYLSLDDDILKNGYGPVKAARWKQLGAASSGSFQSYAPMFRKAQQRVEKKHFRDRMVLLHHERERKKMQREIGQDPYLDTPD, encoded by the coding sequence ATGTCTACCAGCGAAACAGCCCCCGACCCGTTGGATAATTCCAACGAATCGGCCCCCACGCCAGTTGCCCAAGATCCCCAAGCTCCCGAGTCGCGGTCCGATAAGGATGTGCCTCTGAAGAGTTGGTTGGGGATGGGAGCTTCGACGCGAATCCGCCGCTGGCAGGCCCAGCTGCAGAAGATCGCGCAGTGGGAACCGGAGCTGATCGAGGAGTCGAACGAAGCGATTCGCAAGCGGAGTCTGGCGTTGCGATACCGGGCGAAATCGGGCGAATCGCTCGCTTCGCTGATGCCCGAAGCGTATGCGTTGGTTCGCGAAGCGGGTCGTCGCACGCTGGGGATGCGGCACTACCAAGTGCAGATGATCGGTGGGATCGCGTTGCACGAAGGCTGCATTTCCGAGATGCAGACGGGTGAAGGCAAGACGTTGACCGCGACGCTGCCGCTGTACCTGCATTCGCTGCTCGGCAAGGGTTCCCATCTGGCAACCGTCAACGATTATCTGGCGAAGCGCGATGCCGAATGGATGACGCCGCTGTTCCGCACGCTTGGAGTTAGCGTTGGGATCGTGCAAACCGAATCGGATCAAGGCCAGCGCCGCGAAGCGTACGGCAGCGACATTACCTACGGAACCGCCAAAGAGTTCGGCTTCGATTTCCTCCGCGACCGCTTGCTGCTGCGAGCCCAAAACCGCTTGCAGTCGGACTTTTTAGGCGATGGCGAATCGAACTTCAACGACGGCGGCGGCGACAAACCTGTGATGCGAGGCGTCCACTTCTGCTTGGTCGATGAAGCCGACAGTATTCTGATCGACGAAGCGAGAACGCCGTTGATCATCGGTTCGATCGAAGATCAGGTCCGCGAACAGATCGTCCAAGCCTATCAATGGGCGGCTCGACACGCGCCGGAATTTGTCGAGGACGAACACTACGAGATCACCCCCGACTCCAAACAATACGAACTAACCGGACGCGGGCGTCAGGCGGTTCGCTCGCTGCCACGTCCCGACCTGATCCGAACGGTTGGCCTTGTCGATCTCTACGAGTTCATGGAGCGTGGCATCAAAGTCCATCAAGAGTTCTTTCTGGACCGGCACTACGTCGTCCGCGACGATGAGATCGTGATCGTCGACGAATTCACTGGCCGTTTGGCCGAGGGACGTAAATGGCGCGACGGGATCCATCAAGCGATCGAGGCCAAGGAGGGGATGGAGATCTCGGTCCCGACCGGTCAGGCCGCCCGGATCACGATCCAGGATCTGTTCCTGCGTTACAAATATCTTGCCGGGATGACCGGTACCGCCGCCACGTCGGCGCCCGAACTGAAGAAGATCTACCGCACGCCAGTCGTCCGCGTTCCCACCAATCGCCCGCCGCAACGTATCCCGCTGAAGGATCTCGTCTTCGGCGATATGGAATCGAAATTTGTTGCGATCGTCGACGAAGTGGTCGAGATGAATCGATTGGGCCGCCCGGTCTTGATCGGTACCCGATCGATCGACAAATCGGAACTGCTGTCGCAGATGCTCGAAGACAAAGGGATCAAGCACGAAGTCCTCAACGCCAACAAGGTCGCCGAGGAAGCGGCGATTGTCGAACAAGCGGGCAAACGAGGCCGCGTGACCGTGGCGACCAACATGGCTGGCCGCGGTACCGATATCAAGGTTCCCAAAGATGTCGAAGCCGAGGGTGGGATCCACGTGATCTGCACCGAACTACACGATTCGGCGCGGGTCGATCGCCAGTTGATCGGCCGCTGCGGCCGGCAGGGCGACCAAGGTTCCTACCGCCAGTATCTCTCGCTTGACGACGACATCCTTAAGAACGGTTATGGCCCGGTGAAGGCCGCTCGCTGGAAACAGTTGGGGGCCGCAAGTAGCGGCAGTTTCCAGAGCTATGCCCCGATGTTCCGCAAAGCTCAGCAGCGGGTCGAGAAGAAGCACTTCCGCGACCGGATGGTGCTGTTGCATCATGAGCGAGAGCGGAAAAAGATGCAGCGTGAAATCGGGCAGGATCCCTACCTCGACACGCCCGATTGA
- a CDS encoding HIRAN domain-containing protein produces the protein MAANESALAMADVTWFEIATLKRPAVIPLGGDNYLKEIGTGTAFLTTKQVSMIGELQSKKFVLNSVQRVTRYADGILFNRSSGKSVFLKTPMLSELSARFGLVAEYTCSGEPVLGVSPSSNFIPNIVDAEVIEPMTTHPNRNRNADSDPRYTFRVVGDFVGNRESHIRRLRVGDQIWLVKEPSNVHDPHAVAVFDVTRNQLGYLKRDVASWFSPLLGRKTNIEARVHCFTSEGALIVGVYC, from the coding sequence ATGGCGGCGAACGAATCGGCGCTTGCAATGGCCGATGTGACGTGGTTCGAAATTGCAACGCTAAAACGACCTGCAGTGATTCCACTTGGAGGCGACAACTATCTGAAGGAAATTGGTACAGGGACAGCGTTCCTAACAACGAAACAGGTCTCCATGATCGGAGAACTACAATCAAAAAAGTTCGTTTTGAATTCGGTTCAGCGAGTCACTCGCTATGCTGACGGGATCTTGTTCAATCGATCGTCGGGCAAAAGCGTCTTTTTGAAAACTCCCATGCTTTCGGAGCTGTCTGCTCGTTTCGGACTGGTCGCAGAATACACGTGCAGCGGCGAACCCGTGCTTGGGGTAAGCCCGTCGAGTAATTTCATTCCGAACATCGTGGATGCAGAAGTCATCGAGCCGATGACCACGCATCCAAACCGTAACCGCAACGCCGATTCAGATCCTCGCTACACGTTTCGCGTTGTAGGAGACTTCGTAGGCAATCGGGAAAGCCATATTCGTAGGCTTCGTGTGGGGGACCAGATATGGCTCGTAAAAGAACCCAGCAATGTGCATGATCCACATGCCGTCGCCGTGTTCGATGTGACCAGAAATCAGCTCGGCTACCTGAAGCGTGATGTCGCTTCGTGGTTCAGTCCTTTGCTGGGACGCAAAACGAACATTGAAGCTCGCGTCCATTGTTTCACCTCCGAAGGCGCTCTTATCGTCGGAGTCTATTGCTGA
- a CDS encoding PQQ-binding-like beta-propeller repeat protein, whose amino-acid sequence MIPAPFHGFSQAASFLRGLAVLSIGLMFSSTGFLRADDAVGSWSSFRDGGASRASSALPTRWSASEGIAWQKELEGYGQSAPVIHAGKVIVTSVIGPNCQQIAVDCLDFATGQAAWSYRRASSNEHPSNYMNARAAPTPIVDEAGVYAFFETGDFVALDWEGEMIWHRDETETSGKFDNSHGIGASPASDATSLYLLIEHGGPSSLSAINKTDGSVRWSIERDSTKSWASPVIATVDGRSQVIVSSGGTVTGYDTADGSEVWQLDGVEGNSVPSPVVDGERLIVAARLPEFSSDGQVRANCAVDLSRLKDGKPEVLWRAEKAISEYASPVVCGEFVYFLNKANVLHCIDIATGEIAYRKRLSLACWATPIVAGDLVYFFAKSGETKVVRAGPTYEELAVNALWDVSNPPAPLHYRESQGGHGGHGGGGAPGAHAKEAIPTKESPVGGHGGEGPKKAPGGGMVARMMAGDANGDGVLEGEEVPEMFRAMIGRIDTDGDGRIDADELEAMAKSFAERRKDSAASARDPIVYGVAAADGRIAIRTGTRLYVVAHDH is encoded by the coding sequence ATGATTCCTGCTCCTTTTCATGGTTTTTCGCAAGCCGCCTCGTTTCTGCGGGGACTTGCGGTTTTGTCCATCGGTCTGATGTTCAGCTCGACCGGTTTCCTGCGGGCCGACGATGCGGTTGGTTCCTGGTCCAGCTTCCGCGACGGAGGAGCCTCGCGAGCGTCATCGGCACTACCAACGCGGTGGTCGGCGAGCGAGGGGATCGCGTGGCAGAAGGAGCTGGAGGGTTACGGGCAATCGGCACCAGTGATCCATGCGGGCAAAGTGATCGTGACTTCGGTCATCGGGCCAAATTGTCAGCAGATCGCAGTGGACTGTTTGGATTTCGCGACGGGGCAAGCGGCTTGGTCGTACCGGCGAGCCTCTTCGAACGAGCATCCTTCGAACTACATGAACGCTCGTGCCGCACCGACACCGATCGTCGACGAGGCGGGGGTTTACGCGTTCTTCGAAACCGGCGACTTTGTCGCGCTCGATTGGGAAGGGGAAATGATTTGGCACCGGGACGAAACGGAAACGTCGGGAAAGTTTGATAACAGTCATGGCATCGGAGCTTCGCCAGCTTCGGATGCCACGTCGCTCTACTTACTGATTGAACATGGCGGACCGTCATCGCTTTCCGCGATCAACAAAACAGACGGTTCGGTGCGATGGTCCATCGAGCGGGATTCAACCAAATCGTGGGCTTCGCCAGTGATCGCGACGGTCGATGGCCGATCGCAAGTGATCGTCAGCAGCGGTGGCACGGTGACGGGCTACGACACCGCCGATGGAAGCGAGGTCTGGCAGCTAGATGGTGTCGAAGGCAACTCGGTTCCCTCGCCGGTTGTCGACGGCGAGCGATTGATCGTCGCGGCGCGGTTGCCCGAATTCTCGAGCGACGGGCAAGTCCGAGCCAATTGCGCGGTGGACCTCTCGCGATTAAAGGACGGCAAACCCGAGGTCCTTTGGCGGGCCGAAAAGGCGATCAGTGAATACGCCAGCCCGGTGGTATGCGGTGAGTTCGTCTACTTTTTGAACAAAGCGAACGTGCTGCACTGCATCGATATCGCCACCGGGGAGATCGCATATCGAAAACGATTGTCGTTGGCTTGCTGGGCAACGCCGATCGTCGCCGGCGATTTGGTTTACTTTTTTGCCAAGAGCGGCGAAACGAAAGTCGTCCGCGCTGGTCCCACCTACGAAGAACTGGCGGTAAACGCACTATGGGACGTAAGCAATCCGCCGGCTCCGCTGCACTACCGGGAATCCCAAGGTGGTCATGGCGGCCATGGAGGAGGCGGCGCCCCCGGTGCGCATGCAAAGGAAGCCATTCCTACAAAAGAGAGCCCGGTCGGCGGTCACGGTGGCGAGGGACCAAAGAAAGCTCCCGGCGGTGGAATGGTGGCTCGCATGATGGCTGGCGATGCCAATGGCGACGGCGTCCTGGAGGGTGAGGAAGTGCCCGAGATGTTCCGCGCGATGATCGGTCGAATCGACACCGATGGTGACGGTCGCATCGATGCCGATGAACTCGAAGCGATGGCCAAAAGCTTTGCCGAGCGTCGCAAGGATTCCGCCGCGTCGGCCCGAGACCCGATCGTCTACGGTGTCGCTGCCGCCGATGGTCGGATCGCGATCCGCACCGGCACACGCTTGTACGTTGTCGCCCACGATCATTGA
- a CDS encoding BBP7 family outer membrane beta-barrel protein, protein MKRTNIWLTVVAVLAGTVSAWAGEPGQAKGYKNSIGYTNYVGDLSETPHAHAHAPSVPVPAAAPSQPQHSASYGSQGFTTSCDTACDELYDDGCDSIGRRRYLSGLFGRQSARQGSGRTWGRVEALLWWAEDRDSPALISTNPDFGTRPVVPDVSNAGTSVLFGGQNGIESDMMIGNRIDFGSYLDNDHTYGIGGRVYGLWSGGDSVSVSSNGSGPSYGVPFFDVAAVPPLGPGLGVAIGTFGLLPIGQDLGGGQVVTGNVSATSELDFIGSEVYARALMARTADFRVDLIGGYTFHSLDDSIILQGRSILNNTVAGNLSPQNIYDFRDAFDAENTFHGGQIGFETQVVKGRFMFSSLTKVHLGNMNQRVRISGNSQYETVGGGVLTSGDRGLLVQGNGGVYERDTFTFAPEANVKLGYRVCKCATFNVGYSLMMWSDVALAGNHIDNRIDSTRTEAGLNSPTRTNVPNFEFDTDSFFLHGLDLGLTFTY, encoded by the coding sequence ATGAAACGTACAAACATCTGGCTGACCGTTGTTGCTGTTCTTGCCGGAACAGTTTCAGCATGGGCGGGGGAACCCGGCCAGGCAAAAGGTTACAAGAACTCCATTGGTTACACTAACTATGTAGGTGACCTTTCCGAAACACCACACGCCCATGCCCACGCGCCTTCGGTGCCCGTGCCGGCTGCGGCGCCCAGCCAGCCGCAACACTCGGCTTCGTATGGCTCGCAAGGTTTCACCACCAGCTGCGACACTGCATGTGATGAATTATACGACGACGGTTGCGACAGCATCGGCCGGCGACGGTACCTTTCGGGACTCTTTGGACGCCAGTCGGCTCGCCAGGGTTCCGGGCGAACTTGGGGCCGCGTCGAAGCACTGCTGTGGTGGGCTGAAGACCGCGACAGCCCCGCGTTGATCAGCACCAACCCCGACTTCGGCACACGTCCCGTCGTTCCGGACGTCAGCAACGCAGGGACTTCGGTCCTGTTTGGTGGCCAAAACGGAATCGAATCGGACATGATGATCGGTAACCGGATCGACTTCGGTAGCTACCTGGACAACGACCACACGTACGGCATCGGCGGCCGCGTCTACGGATTGTGGAGCGGTGGCGACAGCGTCAGCGTTAGCTCCAACGGCAGTGGACCTTCTTACGGCGTTCCGTTTTTCGACGTCGCTGCGGTTCCACCACTTGGCCCAGGCTTGGGAGTTGCCATCGGAACGTTTGGACTGTTGCCAATCGGACAAGATCTGGGCGGCGGCCAAGTTGTCACCGGTAACGTTTCGGCGACCAGCGAACTCGACTTCATCGGATCGGAAGTTTACGCACGAGCTCTGATGGCTCGCACCGCCGACTTCCGCGTCGACCTGATCGGTGGTTACACGTTCCACTCGCTGGACGATTCGATCATCCTGCAGGGACGTTCGATTTTGAACAACACAGTTGCCGGCAACTTGTCGCCGCAGAACATCTACGACTTCCGCGACGCGTTCGACGCCGAGAACACCTTCCACGGTGGACAGATCGGTTTCGAGACCCAGGTCGTCAAGGGACGTTTCATGTTCAGCTCGCTGACCAAAGTTCACTTGGGTAACATGAATCAACGCGTTCGCATCTCGGGCAACTCGCAATACGAGACCGTTGGTGGCGGCGTGCTGACCTCGGGCGATCGCGGTCTGCTGGTTCAAGGCAACGGCGGCGTGTACGAACGCGACACCTTCACCTTCGCTCCCGAAGCCAACGTCAAATTGGGATACCGCGTCTGCAAGTGTGCGACCTTCAATGTCGGCTACAGCCTGATGATGTGGTCGGATGTCGCTCTGGCGGGCAATCACATCGACAACCGCATCGACAGCACTCGCACCGAAGCCGGTCTGAACTCGCCAACGCGAACCAACGTTCCTAACTTTGAGTTCGACACCGACAGCTTCTTCTTGCACGGCTTGGACCTGGGCCTGACCTTCACCTACTAG
- a CDS encoding prenyltransferase/squalene oxidase repeat-containing protein, with translation MPTPVPVRQPPPLKQPAPIASAAPVEPPSGSRWRGQESAAAPPPSAAAPSNPQKKQPPSANDLSSLPEDAEAEEANDLLEVEKSAPAWLISLVVHLVALLLLALLTLPSTVGVGRLMIELGVSEEQEEIDLATFELDSTDVPDTLETAEMSELAEVQVDDSFAPMEMSEFIAPVEVGPITAELSVGSALTGRTGAMKQALLATHGGTPATQNAVQMGLEWLKRNQQRGGFWSLSGRYSDGSSTENKPAATAMALLAFQGDGHTHLSGEFKEQVHDGIKWLVNHQDREGSFVTKSQVPSHQALYAQGQCMIAICELYAMTKDSWLREPAQRAVNYAVEIQSKEGGWRYYPRRESDTSVTGWFLMGLKSAQMSDLVVPTSTMANIEKYLDTVSHYDGSAYSYQPNSPPSRAMTAEGLLCRQYLGWEGDNPALQEAVITIDENYPFNFEDRDFYYWYYATQVLHHYGGTPWRNWNSVMREELPKAQVASGREAGSWAPQGSRWGSSGGRLYTTCLSLFCLEVYYRHLPLYGNK, from the coding sequence ATGCCCACCCCCGTTCCCGTACGGCAACCGCCCCCTCTGAAGCAGCCTGCGCCAATCGCCTCGGCCGCTCCCGTCGAGCCTCCCTCTGGCAGTCGTTGGCGTGGGCAGGAATCTGCAGCCGCGCCGCCGCCGAGTGCAGCCGCACCGTCGAATCCTCAAAAGAAACAACCGCCGTCTGCCAACGATCTGTCGAGCCTTCCCGAGGATGCCGAAGCGGAGGAAGCTAACGACCTGTTGGAAGTCGAAAAGTCGGCTCCCGCGTGGCTGATCAGCTTAGTTGTCCACTTGGTCGCGCTGCTGCTGTTGGCACTACTCACCCTGCCGAGCACCGTCGGTGTGGGCCGATTGATGATCGAACTCGGAGTCTCCGAGGAACAGGAAGAGATCGACCTGGCGACGTTTGAACTGGACAGTACCGACGTGCCCGATACGCTCGAAACTGCGGAGATGTCCGAACTGGCCGAGGTTCAAGTCGATGACAGCTTCGCCCCGATGGAGATGTCGGAGTTTATCGCACCGGTCGAAGTCGGACCGATCACCGCCGAGCTTTCCGTCGGTTCCGCTCTGACAGGCCGAACCGGCGCGATGAAACAAGCGCTCCTGGCGACTCACGGCGGAACCCCAGCGACTCAAAACGCGGTCCAAATGGGACTGGAGTGGCTCAAACGTAATCAACAGCGTGGCGGTTTCTGGAGCTTGTCGGGACGCTATTCCGACGGCTCGAGCACCGAAAACAAACCTGCCGCCACGGCGATGGCGCTGCTGGCGTTTCAAGGGGATGGCCACACACATCTCTCGGGCGAGTTCAAGGAACAGGTTCACGACGGGATCAAATGGCTGGTCAATCACCAAGATCGCGAGGGGAGCTTTGTGACCAAGTCGCAGGTCCCCAGCCACCAGGCGTTGTATGCCCAGGGACAATGTATGATCGCGATCTGCGAACTCTACGCGATGACCAAAGATTCATGGCTCCGCGAACCGGCACAACGCGCGGTTAATTACGCGGTCGAGATTCAGTCGAAAGAGGGAGGCTGGCGTTATTACCCACGCCGCGAATCGGACACCTCCGTCACCGGATGGTTTTTGATGGGGCTGAAGAGTGCCCAAATGTCCGACCTGGTCGTACCAACTTCGACGATGGCAAACATCGAAAAATACCTCGACACCGTCTCGCACTACGACGGCTCCGCCTACTCCTATCAACCCAACAGTCCTCCCTCCCGTGCGATGACAGCGGAGGGATTGTTGTGCCGCCAATATTTGGGTTGGGAAGGGGACAACCCCGCGCTGCAAGAAGCGGTTATCACAATCGACGAAAACTATCCGTTTAACTTCGAAGATCGCGATTTCTATTACTGGTACTACGCGACTCAGGTGCTGCACCACTACGGCGGCACGCCCTGGCGGAATTGGAACAGCGTGATGCGGGAGGAGCTACCCAAGGCGCAAGTCGCATCGGGACGCGAAGCCGGCAGCTGGGCGCCGCAAGGATCGCGATGGGGCAGCTCCGGCGGGCGACTCTACACGACCTGCCTGTCGCTGTTTTGCCTGGAAGTCTATTACCGCCATCTGCCGTTGTACGGAAATAAGTAG